Proteins from one Podarcis raffonei isolate rPodRaf1 chromosome 1, rPodRaf1.pri, whole genome shotgun sequence genomic window:
- the LOC128411417 gene encoding cytosolic phospholipase A2 epsilon-like, with translation MTTAGGVRSMTAMYGSLLALQKLNLLDCISYTAGLSGTTWTMINLYEDANWSQKDLEAHISDARKHVMKNKLSCFSRRHLTYYEKEICQRHRDGYKLSFIDLWGLIIESMFNDEPNHHKLSDQRQAVNLGQNPLPIYLALNVKERYSTLDFKEWVEFTPYEAGFLKYGAFINVEHFGSEFYMGHLTKKLPESELCYMQGMLSNIYSQSLLDALYLADCSEDFWHRWTRDRVVDIEDGTLPSMLHRPDVQPTCLFTPSGSLTAVLRDVVTMRPIVAEYGNFMRGLQVNDKYLENDRFSVWKDTVLDNFPNKLNETPEYLELTDTAFFINTSCPPLLRPERKVDLILHLNYSGGSQTLPLDLATKYYEEQGIPFPKAVLTDEDRKHLKECYLFDKAESPKAPILLYFPLVCDTFQKYKAPGVERSPSEMEEGQVDVSSTVFTPFATGALQYSEANFNKLLNLSNYNILNNQHMILQALRTTVQRKKQQKQQSL, from the exons ATGACAACAGCAGGTGGCGTAAGATCCATGACTGCGATGTACGGCAGCCTATTAGCTCTCCAGAAGCTGAATCTCTTAGACTGTATTTCATACACCGCTGGTTTATCTGGCACAACATG GACCATGATAAATTTATATGAAGATGCCAATTGGTCTCAAAAAGATTTGGAAGCGCATATCAGTGATGCTCGGAAACATGTCATGAAAAACAAGCTTTCCTGTTTTTCTCGGAGGCACTTAACATACTATGAAAAGGAAATCTGTCAGAGGCACCGAGATGGATATAAGCTCTCTTTTATAGATCTCTGGGGGCTCATTATTGAATCCATGTTTAATGATGAG CCCAATCATCACAAGCTCTCAGATCAACGACAGGCTGTGAATCTGGGTCAGAACCCACTTCCCATCTACCTTGCTCTCAATGTCAAAGAAAGATACAGCACTCTAGATTTTAAAG AGTGGGTGGAATTTACTCCCTATGAAGCAGGCTTCTTGAAATATGGAGCTTTCATTAAtgtggaacattttggaagtgaGTTCTACATGGGCCACTTGACAAAGAAGCTGCCGGAATCTGAGCTCTGTTACATGCAAG GCATGTTGAGTAATATATATTCCCAGAGTTTGCTGGATGCATTGTATTTAGCTGACTGTTCAGAAGACTTCTGGCACAGGTGGACAAGAGACAGAGTGGTGGATATTG AAGATGGTACTCTGCCCAGCATGCTTCACCGGCCAGATGTGCAGCCAACATGCCTCTTCACCCCCAGCGGAAGCCTCACCGCTGTGCTTAGAGATGTTGTAACAATGCGGCCAATTGTTGCAGAATATGGCAATTTCATGAGGGGCCTCCAAGTCAACGATAAATACTTGGAGAATGACAGGTTTTCAGTGTGGAAAG ATACTGTACTAGATAATTTCCCCAACAAGTTGAATGAAACACCAGAATATTTGGAACTGACGGACACAGCTTTTTTCATCAATACCAGCTGCCCACCGCTTCTGAGGCCAGAGAGGAAAGTGGACCTTATTTTGCATTTAAATTATAGTGGAGGATCACAGACATTG CCATTGGATCTAGCTACAAAATACTATGAGGAGCAGGGCATTCCATTTCCCAAGGCTGTGCTGACAGATGAAGACAGGAAGCATCTCAAGGAATGCTACCTCTTCGACAAAGCAGAGAGTCCAAAGGCTCCCATATTGCTGTATTTCCCCCTGGTATGCGATACCTTCCAAAAATACAAAGCTCCTG GTGTAGAACGCAGTCCTAGTGAGATGGAGGAAGGCCAAGTTGATGTCAGCAGCACTGTATTTACCCCATTTGCTACTGGCGCGCTGCAGTATTCAGAGGCTAATTTCAACAAGCTGTTAAATTTGAGCAACTACAATATCCTCAATAATCAACATATGATTCTTCAGGCTCTGCGTACAACAGTACAAcgaaagaagcagcagaagcaacagtcTCTATGA